The following are from one region of the Coriobacteriia bacterium genome:
- a CDS encoding HDIG domain-containing protein, which translates to MRRDPNPLHASRTPRQLWYLTALIGLGFLAIAAIWPGRDMGFDPALAAGLAAAFFATRLLTIRLPQGDDVYVTLVVGLVALAVADITVAVAASALAGVVESIARFSQSSRPAAVSRALDATRATAVLALMAPWQLVLHRSLSATAHDDTLIMWLLVAGMMYSGLDILTMAVQQRIAGGLPVIQGIATLQRPLATMYLVHLAMAAVAVRLYAESASWAFPIALLLTLILQNSFNLYLRIRRGYADTIGALAHAAELDRPHDSGHARRVADLAVAVGRRMGLSSRELERIGYAALLHDIGRMGDVGDDMSGVHAHRGAEIVTSIPFLEDVAPLIERPCEDDAARQPVGAEIVRVCSHYDRLRANVGAQQALDELIEESGGLSGRVLEILNDVVRNPHARVGAVR; encoded by the coding sequence ATGAGGCGTGATCCCAACCCCCTGCATGCCTCAAGAACCCCACGCCAGCTCTGGTATCTCACCGCGCTGATCGGCCTTGGATTCCTTGCGATCGCGGCCATCTGGCCTGGTCGTGATATGGGGTTTGACCCCGCTCTCGCCGCGGGTCTCGCCGCCGCGTTCTTCGCCACCCGACTCCTCACTATTCGGCTCCCGCAGGGTGACGACGTCTATGTGACGCTGGTGGTCGGACTGGTCGCCCTGGCGGTAGCGGACATCACTGTAGCGGTGGCTGCATCCGCGCTGGCCGGAGTCGTTGAGTCGATTGCGCGGTTCTCGCAATCATCGAGACCGGCGGCCGTCTCGCGCGCTCTAGATGCGACACGCGCTACTGCCGTACTAGCCCTGATGGCGCCCTGGCAGCTGGTACTCCATCGATCTCTGAGCGCGACAGCTCACGACGATACCCTGATCATGTGGCTGCTGGTGGCTGGGATGATGTACTCGGGGCTGGACATCCTCACGATGGCGGTCCAGCAGCGCATCGCAGGCGGTCTGCCGGTGATCCAGGGCATCGCAACGCTGCAGCGCCCCCTGGCGACGATGTACCTCGTGCACCTAGCGATGGCGGCAGTAGCGGTGCGCCTCTATGCCGAGTCGGCTTCGTGGGCTTTCCCTATTGCTCTGCTGCTCACGCTGATTCTGCAGAACAGCTTCAACCTGTATCTGCGGATCCGCAGAGGCTACGCCGACACGATCGGTGCGCTCGCGCATGCGGCGGAGTTGGATCGACCGCATGACTCCGGACACGCCCGGCGTGTTGCGGACCTTGCGGTCGCGGTCGGTCGCCGGATGGGGCTGTCGAGCCGGGAGTTGGAGCGCATCGGTTACGCTGCGTTGCTTCACGACATCGGCCGGATGGGCGATGTGGGCGATGACATGAGCGGAGTTCATGCACACCGAGGGGCCGAGATCGTGACTTCGATCCCGTTTCTTGAAGATGTGGCACCGCTGATTGAGCGTCCATGCGAGGACGACGCTGCACGCCAACCCGTCGGTGCCGAGATCGTCCGAGTATGTTCTCACTACGATCGACTTCGAGCGAATGTCGGTGCCCAGCAGGCGCTCGACGAGCTGATCGAGGAGTCCGGCGGCCTGAGCGGCCGCGTGCTGGAGATTCTCAATGACGTTGTCCGAAACCCGCACGCGAGGGTCGGTGCGGTTCGGTGA
- the secA gene encoding preprotein translocase subunit SecA, translating into MANLFTKLLTAGEGKQFREYDVIVGQINAFEPSIVPLTDEELRGKTDEFRNRVSSGATLDELLPEAFAVVREAAKRSLGMRHFDVQMIGGIVLHRGNIAEMRTGEGKTLVATLPVYLNALAGNGVHVVTVNDYLAKRDSEWMGRVYRFLGLEVGIIQSGMDPKARKPAYAADVTYGTNSEFGFDYLRDNMVTRPELRVQRGHHYAIVDEVDSILIDEARTPLIISGAGTRSADTYKSFAKIAPRLKIEEDFELDEAKRTVAPTETGVARVEQLLGIEDLYADPSGQMVNHLQQALKAQHLFKRDVEYVVKDGEVLIVDEFTGRIMYGRRWSDGLHQAVEAKEHVHVREENQTLATITLQNFFRLYDKLAGMTGTAVTEDAEFREIYNLPVVVIPPNRPMVRDDRNDLIYRSVDAKFDAVSGEISERHDQGQPCLVGTISIENSERLANALKRRGIPHAVLNAKFHEMEAHIIAQAGRKGAVTIATNMAGRGTDIILGGNPEFLADELLRERGVQPEEATEEQKASALEDAKVTCAAEHIEVVDAGGLAVIGTERHDSRRIDNQLRGRSGRQGDPGLSQFYLSLEDDLMRLFGGGRMDRISTFMSKSDIPDDMPIQAGMVSKAIESAQRQVEAQNFASRKYVLEYDDVMNKQRQVIYAERNEILDGKDIRGRVEEMIEETVASIAAEFCPEKTYSEEWDWSGLAEALVEVIGLPLVDDEARKADSPYELGDILSAKILAAYEAKEATLGSEQLRALERHVMLRVIDARWMNHLLEMDYLRDGIGLRAIGQRDPLIEYKGEAYEMFKFLVGEIGRDFLRTIMHIQLAKAPEPVPETAEVSQVTYSAPSEQSIFGGARQQAASNESAMAQVGGGASEAMAKAAAAGAARPATPGGATVVKDKEDPYANVGRNEPCPCGSGKKYKHCHGAN; encoded by the coding sequence ATGGCTAATCTGTTCACCAAGCTGCTCACCGCCGGTGAGGGCAAGCAGTTCCGCGAGTACGACGTCATCGTCGGCCAGATCAACGCGTTCGAGCCGTCCATCGTGCCGCTCACTGATGAAGAACTCCGCGGCAAGACCGACGAGTTCCGCAATCGGGTTTCAAGCGGCGCCACGCTCGACGAGCTTCTCCCCGAGGCCTTCGCGGTCGTGCGTGAGGCCGCCAAGCGCTCCCTCGGCATGCGCCACTTCGACGTGCAGATGATCGGCGGCATCGTGCTGCACCGCGGCAATATCGCGGAGATGCGCACCGGCGAGGGCAAGACGCTGGTGGCCACGCTGCCGGTGTACCTGAACGCGCTCGCCGGCAACGGCGTGCATGTGGTCACCGTGAACGACTACCTCGCCAAGCGCGACAGCGAGTGGATGGGCCGCGTGTACCGCTTCCTCGGCCTTGAGGTGGGCATCATCCAAAGCGGCATGGACCCCAAGGCCCGCAAGCCCGCCTACGCGGCGGACGTCACGTACGGCACCAACAGCGAGTTCGGCTTCGACTACCTGCGCGACAACATGGTCACGCGTCCCGAGCTGCGTGTGCAGCGCGGCCACCACTACGCGATCGTGGACGAGGTGGACTCGATCCTGATCGACGAGGCGCGGACCCCGCTCATCATCTCCGGCGCCGGCACGCGCTCGGCGGACACCTACAAGTCGTTCGCCAAGATCGCGCCGCGTCTCAAGATCGAGGAGGACTTCGAGCTCGACGAGGCCAAGCGCACCGTGGCTCCCACCGAGACCGGTGTGGCACGCGTGGAGCAGCTCCTCGGCATCGAGGACCTCTACGCCGACCCGAGTGGGCAGATGGTGAACCACCTCCAGCAGGCGCTGAAGGCCCAGCACCTCTTCAAGCGCGACGTGGAGTACGTGGTCAAAGACGGCGAAGTGCTCATCGTGGATGAGTTCACCGGCCGCATCATGTACGGCCGCCGCTGGTCAGACGGCCTGCACCAGGCCGTGGAGGCCAAGGAGCACGTGCACGTGCGCGAGGAGAACCAGACGCTCGCCACCATCACGCTGCAGAACTTCTTCCGCCTCTACGACAAGCTCGCCGGCATGACCGGTACGGCCGTGACCGAAGACGCGGAGTTCCGCGAGATCTACAACCTCCCCGTGGTGGTGATCCCGCCCAACCGCCCGATGGTCCGCGACGACCGCAACGACCTCATCTACCGCAGCGTGGACGCCAAGTTCGACGCGGTGTCAGGCGAGATCTCCGAGCGCCACGACCAGGGGCAGCCGTGCCTGGTGGGCACCATCTCGATCGAGAACTCGGAGCGGCTAGCAAATGCGCTCAAGCGTCGCGGCATCCCGCACGCGGTCTTGAACGCCAAGTTCCACGAGATGGAAGCGCATATCATCGCGCAGGCGGGCCGCAAGGGCGCCGTCACCATCGCCACCAACATGGCCGGCCGCGGCACCGACATCATCCTCGGCGGCAACCCCGAGTTCCTCGCCGATGAGCTGCTCCGCGAGCGTGGCGTGCAGCCCGAGGAGGCCACCGAGGAGCAGAAGGCCTCGGCACTCGAAGACGCCAAGGTCACCTGCGCGGCCGAGCACATCGAGGTCGTGGACGCGGGCGGGCTTGCGGTCATCGGCACCGAGCGGCACGACTCGCGCCGCATCGACAACCAGCTTCGCGGCCGTTCCGGGCGCCAGGGCGACCCCGGGCTCTCCCAGTTCTACCTCTCGCTCGAAGACGACCTGATGCGTCTCTTCGGCGGCGGCAGGATGGACCGCATCAGCACCTTCATGTCCAAAAGCGACATCCCGGACGACATGCCCATACAGGCGGGCATGGTCTCCAAGGCGATCGAGAGCGCGCAGCGGCAGGTGGAGGCGCAGAACTTCGCCTCCCGCAAGTACGTGCTCGAGTACGACGACGTGATGAACAAGCAGCGCCAGGTGATCTACGCCGAGCGCAACGAGATCCTCGACGGCAAGGACATCCGCGGCCGTGTGGAGGAGATGATCGAGGAGACCGTGGCGTCCATCGCCGCGGAGTTCTGCCCGGAGAAGACCTACTCGGAGGAGTGGGACTGGAGCGGGCTTGCCGAGGCACTCGTCGAGGTCATCGGTCTGCCCCTCGTGGACGACGAGGCCCGCAAGGCCGACAGCCCGTATGAGCTCGGCGATATCCTCTCGGCGAAGATCCTCGCCGCCTACGAGGCGAAAGAGGCCACCCTCGGCAGCGAGCAGCTGCGCGCGCTCGAGCGCCACGTGATGCTGCGCGTGATCGACGCGCGGTGGATGAACCACCTGCTCGAGATGGACTACCTGCGCGACGGCATCGGCCTGCGCGCCATCGGCCAGCGCGACCCGCTCATCGAGTACAAGGGCGAGGCCTACGAGATGTTCAAGTTCCTCGTGGGTGAGATTGGCCGCGACTTCCTGCGCACGATCATGCACATCCAGCTCGCCAAGGCGCCCGAGCCCGTGCCCGAGACGGCCGAGGTGAGCCAGGTCACCTACTCGGCGCCCTCCGAGCAGAGCATCTTCGGCGGCGCGCGTCAGCAGGCTGCGAGCAACGAGTCGGCCATGGCGCAGGTGGGCGGGGGAGCGAGCGAGGCGATGGCCAAGGCCGCCGCCGCAGGCGCCGCGCGCCCGGCCACGCCCGGCGGAGCGACCGTGGTGAAGGACAAGGAAGACCCCTACGCCAACGTGG
- a CDS encoding BTAD domain-containing putative transcriptional regulator translates to MAGVEAVSRGIPNFGPVVKRKHILNAARLGCPALTVVCAPPGYGKSVLAAQLAGESRADSALWVPLYDLDMRTDEWLGRVAEALVPGAGTSSTAAEALPQFSPDVAHGDVMLRIRNGLSCHTGRVIDIVLDGANRVEELRSLQGLADLLRRCTSQASRVLITCRAIADDTRVSSPSLLWLIGHDELRFDSSEVVELIMLAGEGVIAESRALQLMDRFSGHPALTSLMARHGRIDDAVDPPQDLVWYTRRLVAECDVSTLQDAYCAALLHEGPASELNSCVEQAGFGGCDWFALQDLAPLLKAVVDVDGSPVDFRIHAVLREAILFEAARRLDSLDCASLRASALARMTHTRDYSRVAGTLWAACTGDEASEWCENHGMSLLHQCGSSTVERCLRKIPPMTLSSSARLLLLRSATMREQERRDEALMHAKLAQRIAEADADFETQARALLFEVRLAIDYADLPMAGAALNELSGPLRANLSASADCLFLAYASLLHAQSADCVESGETLNQAIMSLNALPETTHEAVWAVNCIAGVAGLLHGRWDEANLLFLKACRWSGISPLQVLQLRANGAVAHMELGSLCEAESLLRGVLADARDAGLSLLGAYALGTLAGVRWPSDSRESASLWADCQRAMRDHGDLVGESMEHILQSMLCRAAHSGEQALAHAESAMAQVQEVGESARLLRLSAEIEIAASMLALGDRWGARRVSSRAAEELQGTQANAHLLCIHMILAELDRLEGKHESATAGLQHFAEYVSTGSANWRLAMYVRAFPGLLGVLVRAFSPGNLPLRMLRLVPEEVIDTACACAAGSIGPEDRQVLLARSRGTEDPARAQTASPPTCTVRFFGGFEVTVDGHVVEDSHWRKRKVRLLFAMLAAGRGQELPRDVILERLWPGMEEDRARRNFYVTWSAMKRALSSESSADITGRYALCSSGVCRVTRAVRSDLDAFCEAIEVLRAANAREDITGVLVAARRLVGVYTGDFLPGDVYEEWFTDVREQAKHEFCDAMLVAAEGAEATGNTSEALAFLRKAGVVDPWREDIYQRTMRCQIGAGQRSRAIETYMACRGRLVDDLGIDPSTETTRLYEAVLAMDSETREIAPGV, encoded by the coding sequence ATGGCAGGGGTGGAGGCCGTCTCGCGCGGTATTCCGAATTTCGGTCCGGTCGTCAAGCGCAAGCACATTCTGAATGCCGCTCGGCTCGGCTGCCCGGCGCTCACGGTTGTGTGCGCGCCACCCGGGTATGGCAAGAGCGTCCTAGCAGCACAGCTTGCGGGAGAGTCGCGCGCGGATTCTGCGCTGTGGGTGCCACTGTACGACCTGGACATGCGCACGGACGAATGGCTAGGACGCGTCGCGGAGGCACTGGTTCCCGGCGCCGGGACATCCAGTACGGCGGCTGAGGCTCTTCCGCAATTCAGTCCAGACGTCGCCCACGGCGACGTCATGCTGCGCATCCGGAACGGGCTCTCATGTCACACCGGTCGCGTAATTGACATAGTGCTCGACGGTGCGAACCGTGTGGAGGAGCTACGCTCACTGCAGGGCCTTGCGGACCTGCTTCGTAGGTGCACCTCGCAGGCGAGCAGGGTGTTAATCACATGCAGGGCTATCGCCGATGACACACGCGTGTCCAGCCCGTCTCTTCTGTGGCTGATTGGCCACGATGAATTGCGGTTCGATTCTTCTGAGGTTGTTGAGTTAATCATGCTCGCAGGCGAGGGCGTGATTGCCGAGTCTCGGGCGCTTCAGCTCATGGATCGTTTCTCCGGCCATCCTGCCCTAACATCGCTAATGGCTAGGCACGGACGCATCGACGATGCGGTCGATCCACCGCAGGACCTCGTATGGTACACACGCAGGCTTGTCGCGGAGTGTGACGTCAGTACTCTGCAAGACGCGTACTGTGCCGCGCTGCTTCACGAGGGCCCGGCTTCGGAGTTGAACAGCTGTGTGGAGCAGGCAGGGTTTGGAGGATGTGACTGGTTTGCCCTGCAAGATCTGGCGCCACTACTGAAGGCGGTTGTGGATGTTGACGGTAGCCCCGTGGACTTCAGGATTCACGCGGTCTTGCGCGAGGCGATTCTGTTTGAGGCGGCTCGTCGATTGGATTCGCTTGACTGTGCATCGCTTAGGGCGTCTGCGTTAGCGCGCATGACCCATACCAGGGACTACTCGCGAGTTGCCGGTACCTTATGGGCAGCTTGTACCGGTGACGAGGCATCGGAGTGGTGCGAGAACCACGGCATGAGTCTGCTGCATCAGTGTGGATCGTCCACGGTGGAACGATGTCTCCGGAAGATCCCTCCGATGACACTGTCCTCGAGTGCGCGGCTACTGCTCCTCAGGTCGGCCACGATGCGGGAGCAAGAGCGCAGAGACGAGGCGCTGATGCATGCGAAGCTTGCACAGCGTATCGCGGAGGCTGATGCGGATTTCGAGACACAGGCCCGAGCGTTGCTCTTCGAGGTGCGCCTGGCAATCGACTATGCTGATCTGCCGATGGCCGGGGCGGCTCTCAACGAGCTGAGTGGGCCACTTCGCGCGAACCTGAGCGCCTCGGCTGACTGTCTGTTCCTGGCTTATGCGTCGCTACTCCACGCGCAGTCAGCAGACTGTGTCGAGTCAGGCGAGACCCTGAATCAAGCGATCATGTCCCTCAATGCACTCCCGGAGACCACGCATGAGGCAGTCTGGGCGGTCAACTGCATCGCCGGAGTGGCAGGACTGCTTCATGGGCGATGGGACGAGGCCAACCTCCTGTTTCTAAAGGCCTGTCGTTGGTCAGGCATCAGTCCACTTCAAGTCCTGCAGCTGCGTGCGAACGGTGCTGTAGCCCACATGGAGTTGGGTTCGCTGTGCGAAGCTGAATCACTTCTGCGTGGCGTACTGGCGGACGCTCGAGACGCGGGTCTCTCGCTGCTCGGCGCGTACGCGCTTGGAACGCTCGCCGGGGTTCGTTGGCCTTCGGACTCGCGGGAGTCCGCATCCTTGTGGGCTGACTGTCAGCGCGCGATGCGAGATCATGGTGATCTTGTTGGGGAGTCGATGGAGCACATACTTCAGTCGATGCTCTGTCGCGCGGCCCACTCCGGTGAGCAGGCGTTGGCCCACGCCGAGAGTGCGATGGCGCAAGTGCAGGAGGTGGGTGAGTCCGCACGCCTCCTCCGTCTTTCAGCCGAAATCGAGATTGCAGCGTCGATGCTTGCGCTGGGTGACCGTTGGGGTGCACGGCGTGTCTCCTCCCGGGCTGCCGAGGAACTCCAAGGAACGCAGGCGAATGCGCACCTCCTCTGCATCCACATGATCCTAGCGGAGCTTGACCGCTTGGAGGGCAAACACGAGTCCGCGACGGCCGGCTTACAGCACTTTGCAGAATACGTCTCCACCGGCTCCGCCAACTGGCGGTTGGCGATGTATGTGCGTGCATTCCCGGGTCTCCTCGGGGTGCTTGTTCGGGCCTTCAGCCCTGGGAACCTGCCGCTTCGCATGCTGCGACTCGTTCCTGAGGAGGTGATCGATACCGCGTGCGCTTGCGCCGCTGGCAGCATCGGCCCGGAGGACAGGCAGGTGTTGCTCGCTCGATCGCGGGGCACCGAGGACCCGGCTCGCGCGCAGACAGCATCTCCCCCGACGTGTACGGTTCGCTTCTTCGGCGGATTTGAAGTGACCGTGGACGGGCATGTCGTCGAGGACTCGCATTGGCGCAAGCGCAAGGTGCGCCTGCTGTTCGCGATGCTTGCGGCCGGTCGGGGGCAGGAGCTCCCGAGAGATGTCATCCTCGAGCGGCTGTGGCCGGGAATGGAGGAAGACCGCGCGCGTCGCAACTTCTACGTCACATGGAGCGCGATGAAGCGCGCACTGAGCAGTGAATCCTCCGCCGACATCACGGGCCGCTACGCACTTTGCTCGAGCGGGGTGTGTCGCGTTACCCGCGCCGTCAGGAGCGACCTCGACGCGTTTTGCGAGGCGATCGAGGTTCTCCGTGCGGCCAACGCTCGCGAGGACATCACCGGCGTCCTGGTTGCGGCGCGACGTCTCGTTGGCGTCTACACGGGTGATTTCCTGCCGGGTGATGTCTACGAGGAGTGGTTCACGGATGTACGTGAGCAGGCGAAGCATGAATTCTGCGATGCGATGTTGGTGGCCGCAGAAGGCGCCGAGGCTACAGGAAACACCTCGGAGGCGCTTGCGTTCTTGAGGAAGGCGGGAGTTGTCGACCCGTGGCGCGAGGACATCTACCAGAGGACTATGCGGTGTCAGATTGGCGCGGGACAACGCAGCCGGGCCATAGAGACCTACATGGCGTGCCGAGGGAGGCTCGTCGATGACCTGGGAATCGATCCCTCCACGGAAACAACGAGGCTCTACGAGGCGGTTCTGGCTATGGACTCGGAGACTCGCGAGATCGCACCCGGCGTTTAG
- a CDS encoding DUF5317 family protein encodes MAEIIIVGLALSLAAGGSLKNLAQEPLKGEWALLLLLPAQLLWPGVSARLGLECALSIIIWLLMMASLAAVLMLNAPRRWMLGFAALGIAANILVIGLNQAMPVDIRAASEIGATRVASREALANDCLHEEMTEDTALLLLADVIAVPGPPWQRGVLSVGDLLLALGLGGWVFAACKGGRVQVV; translated from the coding sequence ATGGCCGAGATCATCATCGTGGGTCTGGCTCTGTCCCTCGCCGCGGGTGGCTCCCTCAAGAACCTCGCGCAGGAGCCGCTGAAGGGTGAGTGGGCGCTGCTCCTGCTTCTCCCGGCACAGCTGCTCTGGCCCGGAGTGTCTGCTCGTCTGGGCCTTGAGTGCGCCTTGAGCATCATCATCTGGCTGCTCATGATGGCGAGTCTCGCTGCAGTGCTGATGTTGAACGCCCCGCGCCGCTGGATGCTTGGCTTTGCCGCGCTCGGGATTGCAGCCAACATCCTCGTGATCGGCCTCAATCAGGCGATGCCTGTGGACATCCGGGCGGCCTCGGAGATTGGTGCCACCCGGGTGGCCTCGCGCGAAGCCCTCGCGAACGACTGCCTGCACGAAGAGATGACGGAGGACACGGCGCTCCTGCTTCTCGCCGATGTGATAGCCGTGCCGGGACCTCCCTGGCAGCGAGGCGTGCTAAGCGTCGGTGATCTTCTGCTTGCGCTGGGACTTGGAGGCTGGGTGTTCGCCGCCTGCAAGGGTGGTCGCGTCCAAGTTGTCTAG